Proteins co-encoded in one Salvia splendens isolate huo1 chromosome 4, SspV2, whole genome shotgun sequence genomic window:
- the LOC121800911 gene encoding uncharacterized protein LOC121800911: protein MPPRRVTVHHENEASNETQSSVGPEGPPPPPQLERNIKNEFRKECPPVFDGTGDPAKAETWIRAIERIFKFLRCTNQERLSCVTYQLTGSAEFWWETKQRTMTREQLGALTWENFKEELYDKYILRSYRKDKKAEFYNLKQGRMTVTEYDRALCDMSRYAPEQVNTDEKMAEKFCAGLRHEIRMALACRGRLSYAESLSRALDVEEAMPREKTTTPTTPTPPKP from the coding sequence atgcctcccaGACGCGTAACAGTTCATCACGAAAATGAGGCCAGCAATGAAACCCAAAGTAGTGTGGGACCCGAgggaccaccaccaccaccgcagcTAGAACGAAACATCAAAAATGAATTTCGAAAAGAGTGCCCTCCCGTGTTTGATGGAACGGGAGATCCGGCCAAGGCGGAAACATGGATTCGTGCCATAGAGCGCATAttcaaattcctaaggtgcactaatcaggagcgcctatcgtgcgtgaccTACCAGCTCACTGGGTCCGCAGAATTTTGGTGGGAGACCAAGCAGCGAACGATGACGCGTGAACAACTAGGCGCCCTAACTTGGGAAAACTTCAAGGAGGAATTATATGATAAGTACATCCTGAGGAGTTACCGTAAGGATAAGAAAGCCGAATTCTACAATCTGAAGCAAGGGCGGATGACAGTAActgaatatgaccgtgccctatgtgatATGTCTCGATATGCACCAGAGCAAGTGAACACTGATGAGAAGATGGCGGAGAAATTTTGTGctggtctgaggcacgaaataagAATGGCCTTGGCATGCCGTGGAAggctctcgtatgccgagtcacTGTCTCGTGCGTTGGATGTGGAGGAAGCAATGCCACGAGAAAAGACAACAACGCCTACTACCCCAACACCACCTAAACCATAA